The following are encoded in a window of Arvicanthis niloticus isolate mArvNil1 chromosome 1, mArvNil1.pat.X, whole genome shotgun sequence genomic DNA:
- the Mrgpre gene encoding mas-related G-protein coupled receptor member E produces MMSLSVNTHSPSTQGDMVFNLTILSLTELLSLGGLVGNGVALWLLNQNVYRNPFSIYLLDVACADLIFLCCHMVAIIPELLQYQLNFPAFVHISLVMLRFFCYIVGLSLLAAISTEQCLATLFPAWYLCRRPRYLTTCVCALIWVLCLLLDLLLSGTCTQFFGAPSHLLCGMLWLVVAVLLAALCCTMCVTSLLLLLRMERGPERNQPRGFSTLVLLAVLLFLFCGLPFGIFWLSKNLSWHTPLYFYHFSFFMASVHSAAKPAIYFFLGSTPGQRFREPLRLVLQRALGDEAELGAVREASQGGLVDMTV; encoded by the coding sequence ATGATGTCACTGAGCGTGAACACACATTCCCCCAGCACCCAGGGAGACATGGTGTTCAACCTGACCATCTTGTCCCTCACTGAGCTCCTCAGCCTGGGCGGGCTGGTGGGCAATGGAGTGGCCCTCTGGCTGCTCAACCAGAACGTCTACAGGAACCCCTTCTCCATCTATCTCTTGGATGTGGCCTGTGCCGATCTCATCTTCCTCTGCTGCCACATGGTGGCCATCATCCCTGAGCTGCTGCAGTACCAGCTGAACTTCCCTGCATTTGTCCATATCAGCCTGGTGATGCTGCGGTTCTTCTGCTACATTGTGGGCTTGAGCCTCCTGGCGGCCATCAGCACAGAGCAGTGCCTGGCCACTCTCTTCCCCGCCTGGTACTTGTGCCGCCGCCCACGCTACCTGACCACCTGCGTGTGTGCACTCATCTGGGTGCTCTGCCTGCTACTGGACCTGCTGCTGAGCGGCACCTGCACCCAGTTCTTCGGAGCACCCAGCCACCTCCTGTGTGGGATGCTGTGGCTGGTGGTAGCAGTTCTCCTGGCTGCCCTGTGCTGCACCATGTGTGTGACcagcctgctcctgctgctgcggATGGAGCGTGGTCCAGAGAGGAACCAGCCCCGGGGCTTCTCCACCCTGGTCCTGTTGGCTgtcctgctcttcctcttctgcGGCCTGCCCTTTGGCATCTTCTGGCTGTCCAAGAACCTGTCCTGGCACACACCCCTCTACTTCTACCATTTCAGCTTCTTCATGGCCAGTGTGCACAGTGCAGCCAAGCCTGCCATCTACTTTTTCTTGGGCAGCACACCTGGCCAGAGGTTTCGGGAACCCCTCCGGCTGGTGCTCCAGCGAGCACTGGGGGATGAGGCTGAGCTGGGAGCTGTGAGAGAAGCTTCCCAAGGGGGACTTGTGGACATGACTGTCTAA